A genomic window from Promicromonospora sukumoe includes:
- a CDS encoding NADAR family protein gives MPDTTALRPASVRSVDELRMLVDAGATPKYLHFWGHQPEADGSAGRGSLSQWFEAPFVVDGVRYGTAEHWMMAEKARLFGDPEAERAAIDAPNPALAKAAGRTVRDFDDEVWVRERFEIVVRGSEHKFGAHPHLREYLVRTGSRVLVEASPRDRVWGIGMGAGNEDAERPAAWRGLNLLGFALMEARERLEKGATAPSSGR, from the coding sequence CGCATGCTCGTCGACGCCGGGGCGACGCCCAAGTACCTGCACTTCTGGGGGCACCAGCCGGAGGCGGACGGGAGCGCCGGCCGGGGCAGCCTGAGCCAGTGGTTCGAGGCGCCGTTCGTCGTGGACGGCGTCCGCTACGGCACCGCCGAGCACTGGATGATGGCGGAGAAGGCCCGCCTGTTCGGCGACCCGGAGGCGGAGCGGGCGGCGATCGACGCGCCGAACCCCGCGCTCGCGAAGGCCGCCGGGCGGACGGTCCGGGACTTCGACGACGAGGTGTGGGTGCGGGAGCGGTTCGAGATCGTGGTGCGCGGCAGCGAGCACAAGTTCGGCGCCCACCCGCACCTGCGGGAGTACCTGGTGCGCACCGGCTCCCGGGTGCTCGTCGAGGCCAGCCCGCGGGACCGCGTCTGGGGCATCGGGATGGGCGCCGGGAACGAGGACGCCGAGCGTCCGGCCGCCTGGCGTGGGCTCAACCTGCTCGGCTTCGCCCTGATGGAGGCCCGGGAACGGCTGGAAAAGGGCGCGACTGCGCCGTCGTCCGGCCGTTAG
- a CDS encoding serine hydrolase domain-containing protein, whose translation MSRILPRSTPAAEGVDPAALRRLVAGLDALEDVHSVMVLRHGRVITEAWWQPHTADRPHVMFSVSKSFTSTAVGIAVDEGLLTLDDHVIDLLPDDAPADLGEHLAAMRVRDLLTMTTGHSASTMEGVGRTISLPRSRWAGAILARPVEHEPGTQFVYNTGATYLLSAILHQLTGQRLLDYLTPRLLEPLGITHATWEQDPDGIDVGGFGLSVTTEEMAAFGQLYLQGGVWKGRQLVPAEWVAAATSAQVPNGPHDWPEWNQGYGYQFWQCRHGAYRADGAFGQYILVWPEKDLVITMTSGLMDMQAVLDVVWDSLLPDAAWVAPYLAAPEQGPERFEPALPTPSGAPSSPLLDALAGVTYELQPNERDVTALAVGRSLDGLTEVTFTTTAGTDQVVQFGHGEWVPGSWAVRDAPVDVAAAAAWADASTLRGRLVFLGTPFEWRLELRFDGDVVTVTIDQNVAFGEQRMLHVTGRARRD comes from the coding sequence ATGTCGCGGATCCTGCCCCGCTCCACCCCCGCGGCCGAGGGCGTCGACCCCGCGGCCCTGCGCCGTCTCGTCGCCGGGCTGGACGCGCTGGAGGACGTGCACAGCGTCATGGTGCTGCGCCACGGCAGGGTGATCACCGAGGCCTGGTGGCAGCCGCACACGGCCGACCGGCCGCACGTGATGTTCTCGGTGAGCAAGAGCTTCACGTCGACCGCCGTCGGGATCGCGGTCGACGAGGGGCTCCTGACCCTGGACGACCACGTCATCGACCTCCTGCCGGACGACGCCCCGGCCGACCTGGGCGAGCACCTGGCCGCGATGCGCGTGCGCGACCTGCTGACCATGACGACGGGGCACAGCGCCTCGACCATGGAGGGCGTCGGCCGCACGATCTCCCTGCCGCGGTCCCGCTGGGCGGGCGCCATCCTGGCGCGTCCCGTCGAGCACGAGCCGGGCACGCAGTTCGTCTACAACACCGGCGCGACCTACCTGCTGTCGGCGATCCTGCACCAGCTCACGGGGCAGCGGCTGCTCGACTACCTGACGCCGCGCCTGCTGGAGCCGCTCGGCATCACGCACGCCACCTGGGAGCAGGACCCCGACGGCATCGACGTGGGCGGGTTCGGGCTGTCGGTCACGACCGAGGAGATGGCGGCGTTCGGGCAGCTCTACCTGCAAGGCGGCGTCTGGAAGGGGCGGCAGCTCGTCCCCGCCGAGTGGGTGGCTGCGGCGACGTCCGCGCAGGTGCCGAACGGCCCGCACGACTGGCCGGAGTGGAACCAGGGCTACGGCTACCAGTTCTGGCAGTGTCGGCACGGCGCCTACCGGGCCGACGGCGCGTTCGGGCAGTACATCCTCGTCTGGCCCGAGAAGGACCTGGTGATCACGATGACCTCGGGCCTCATGGACATGCAGGCCGTGCTCGACGTGGTCTGGGACTCCCTGCTGCCCGACGCCGCGTGGGTCGCCCCCTACCTCGCCGCCCCGGAGCAGGGGCCCGAGCGGTTCGAGCCGGCCCTGCCGACGCCGTCCGGCGCGCCGTCGTCCCCGCTCCTGGACGCGCTGGCCGGGGTGACCTACGAGCTGCAGCCGAACGAGCGGGACGTGACCGCCCTGGCCGTGGGCCGCTCCCTGGACGGGCTCACCGAGGTGACGTTCACGACCACGGCCGGGACCGATCAGGTCGTGCAGTTCGGGCACGGGGAGTGGGTCCCGGGGAGCTGGGCGGTCCGGGACGCACCGGTCGACGTCGCGGCGGCGGCCGCCTGGGCCGACGCTTCCACGCTGCGTGGTCGCCTGGTCTTCCTCGGCACGCCGTTCGAGTGGCGCCTGGAGCTGCGGTTCGACGGCGACGTCGTCACGGTGACGATCGACCAGAACGTGGCCTTCGGCGAGCAGCGGATGCTGCACGTGACGGGCCGGGCGCGCCGCGACTGA
- a CDS encoding nucleotidyltransferase domain-containing protein: MRNIPDSMDPDVVRAVDARLDRVEQEHDVRILWAIESGSRAWGFPSPDSDYDCRFLYVRRAGDYLGLRTRRDVIETPLDKVFDVNGWDVRKALGLMVKGNATVGEWLRSPIVYRGDAAIRDDLLALADDTTDRRALTNHYLHVARNNLALLASSGAAKKFLYALRPAVTLRWMCLREDASPPMDLPSLVAGAALPDDVREAVGDLVRSKARTREMGSIAVPRLLLDFVEAELVRAEAALSDALPARRGAARDRAWSLAEDAFLRLVDRREPVG; encoded by the coding sequence ATGCGCAACATCCCCGACTCGATGGACCCGGACGTCGTCCGGGCGGTCGACGCACGCCTGGACCGCGTCGAGCAGGAGCACGACGTCCGCATCCTGTGGGCGATCGAGAGCGGCAGCCGGGCCTGGGGTTTCCCCTCGCCGGACTCGGACTACGACTGCCGGTTCCTGTACGTGCGCCGCGCCGGCGACTACCTGGGCCTGCGCACCCGGCGGGACGTGATCGAGACGCCGCTGGACAAGGTCTTCGACGTCAACGGCTGGGACGTGCGCAAGGCCCTCGGGCTGATGGTCAAGGGGAACGCGACGGTCGGGGAGTGGCTGCGCTCGCCGATCGTGTACCGCGGCGACGCCGCAATCCGCGACGACCTGCTGGCGCTGGCCGACGACACCACGGACCGGCGCGCCCTGACGAACCACTACCTGCACGTGGCCCGCAACAACCTGGCGCTGCTCGCCTCGTCCGGGGCGGCCAAGAAGTTCCTCTACGCGCTGCGGCCGGCGGTCACGCTACGCTGGATGTGCCTGCGGGAGGACGCGTCGCCGCCGATGGATCTGCCCTCGCTCGTCGCGGGGGCCGCGCTTCCCGACGACGTCCGGGAAGCTGTCGGCGACCTGGTCCGGAGCAAGGCGCGTACGCGCGAGATGGGCTCGATCGCCGTGCCGCGGCTCCTCCTGGACTTCGTCGAGGCGGAGCTGGTGCGGGCCGAGGCGGCGCTCTCGGACGCACTGCCGGCCCGGCGGGGCGCGGCCCGTGACCGCGCCTGGTCGCTCGCCGAGGACGCGTTCCTGCGACTGGTCGACAGGCGCGAACCCGTGGGGTGA